The following coding sequences are from one Synechococcus sp. HK05 window:
- a CDS encoding AbrB family transcriptional regulator, whose protein sequence is MLEGKALLDKARALSNRPEDQIARACGYVGPSGRLLKKSFYRALVEAKGYKLPSHASGGSGGGSGTRGRQAEFRTRVHGNGNLLIGHAYTRRMGLEPGQEFKIEIHQETGSIWLLPLDEANESSNTGESNAADQAG, encoded by the coding sequence ATGCTGGAAGGGAAGGCCCTCCTCGACAAGGCCCGTGCCCTGAGCAATCGCCCCGAAGACCAGATCGCCAGAGCCTGCGGCTATGTGGGTCCCAGCGGCCGGTTGCTGAAGAAGAGCTTCTACCGCGCCCTGGTGGAAGCGAAGGGCTACAAACTGCCCAGTCACGCCAGCGGTGGGAGCGGCGGTGGTAGCGGCACCCGCGGCCGCCAGGCCGAATTCCGCACGCGGGTGCATGGCAACGGCAATCTGCTGATCGGCCATGCCTACACCCGCCGCATGGGTCTGGAGCCGGGCCAGGAATTCAAGATCGAAATTCACCAGGAAACCGGCTCGATCTGGTTGCTGCCCCTCGATGAAGCCAACGAGAGCAGCAACACAGGCGAGAGCAACGCAGCCGATCAGGCCGGCTGA
- a CDS encoding bifunctional nuclease family protein — MVEMRVAGIALDAASRSPIVLLRDPSGRRQVPIWIDQAQAQNIMAGLKDQSPARPLSHDLMAKLLEAGGLELQRVIIHTIEDSTFRAVLKLSGSDGQSHELDARPSDAIALAVRTGSSIWMLEEVVADASIPVDAEADAEDAADFRRFLDGISPAELVRHIRQAQSDSNPEEGGDEEAPGGETAPS; from the coding sequence ATGGTTGAGATGCGCGTGGCCGGCATCGCCCTCGACGCCGCCAGCCGCAGCCCGATCGTGCTGTTGCGCGATCCCTCCGGCCGGCGGCAAGTGCCGATCTGGATCGACCAGGCTCAAGCCCAGAACATCATGGCTGGGCTCAAGGATCAGAGTCCCGCCCGGCCCCTCAGCCACGACCTGATGGCCAAGCTGCTGGAGGCCGGTGGCCTGGAGCTGCAACGGGTGATCATCCACACCATCGAAGACAGCACCTTCCGCGCGGTGCTCAAGCTCAGCGGCAGCGATGGCCAAAGCCACGAGCTCGATGCCCGGCCCAGTGATGCCATCGCCCTGGCGGTGCGCACCGGCAGCAGCATCTGGATGCTGGAGGAAGTGGTGGCCGATGCCTCCATCCCGGTGGATGCCGAAGCCGATGCCGAAGATGCCGCCGATTTCCGCCGCTTCCTCGACGGGATCAGCCCCGCCGAGCTGGTGCGTCACATCCGCCAGGCCCAAAGCGACAGCAACCCAGAGGAGGGTGGCGATGAGGAGGCCCCCGGCGGTGAAACAGCCCCCAGCTGA
- a CDS encoding cytochrome c oxidase subunit II produces MRVPPSILTLLTGMALVLAGLWIGQNVNLLPTDASANAPVYDELFKVLFSIGAILFIGIVGLIVYSLVRFRRRVGETGDGAAIEGNLPLEIVWTAIPAVVVLFVGIYSYDIYDRMGGMTPLNDHSMHGMQHSDERTWGGISPVALEGDGAIAALPVDVTAMQFAFIFHYPDSDITSGELHVPVGQPVALQMKALDVIHAFWVPQFRLKQDVIPGQPTLLSFTPTRAGQYPIVCAELCGPYHGGMRSTVVVEEPESFAAWVAKNSPNPPAESPAAVQS; encoded by the coding sequence ATGCGGGTCCCTCCCTCCATCCTCACCCTGCTCACCGGAATGGCTCTGGTGCTGGCAGGGCTATGGATTGGCCAGAACGTGAACCTGCTGCCGACAGACGCCAGCGCCAATGCACCGGTTTACGACGAACTCTTTAAGGTTTTGTTCAGCATTGGCGCGATCCTGTTCATCGGGATCGTGGGCTTGATTGTTTACAGCCTGGTGCGCTTTCGACGCCGCGTGGGAGAAACCGGCGATGGGGCAGCCATCGAAGGGAATCTGCCGCTGGAGATCGTCTGGACGGCCATCCCCGCGGTGGTGGTGCTGTTTGTGGGGATCTACAGCTACGACATTTACGACCGGATGGGCGGGATGACCCCGCTCAACGATCACAGCATGCACGGCATGCAACACAGCGACGAGCGCACCTGGGGTGGGATCAGTCCGGTGGCGCTCGAGGGAGACGGGGCGATCGCGGCGCTGCCGGTGGACGTGACCGCCATGCAATTTGCCTTTATCTTTCATTACCCCGATTCCGACATCACCAGCGGCGAACTGCATGTGCCGGTGGGGCAGCCGGTGGCTCTGCAGATGAAAGCCCTCGATGTGATCCACGCCTTCTGGGTGCCGCAGTTTCGCCTGAAACAGGATGTGATCCCAGGCCAACCAACCCTGCTGAGCTTTACCCCCACCCGAGCGGGGCAATACCCGATCGTGTGCGCTGAGCTCTGCGGCCCGTATCACGGCGGCATGCGCTCCACGGTGGTCGTGGAAGAACCGGAAAGCTTTGCCGCCTGGGTGGCGAAAAACAGCCCCAATCCCCCTGCTGAGTCCCCCGCCGCGGTGCAGTCATGA
- a CDS encoding cytochrome c oxidase subunit 3 — translation MTSLQSDNLASPVSAADHDHADGHGDHRIFGLATFLVADGMTFAGFFAAYLTFRAVNPLPSGHNYELELLLPTINTLLLLVSSFTFHRAGAALRRGNHPLCQRWLLLTAALGFSFLAGQMKEYFALPFGLTDNLFASTFYAITGFHGLHVTLGGLMILIVWWQSREGGRITIDNQFPLEAAELYWHFVDGIWVILYGLLYLL, via the coding sequence ATGACGAGCCTTCAGAGCGACAACCTTGCCTCCCCCGTCAGCGCAGCTGACCACGACCATGCAGACGGCCACGGCGACCACCGCATCTTCGGCCTGGCCACCTTCCTGGTAGCGGATGGCATGACCTTCGCCGGCTTCTTTGCGGCGTACCTCACCTTCCGGGCTGTGAACCCGTTGCCCTCCGGGCACAACTACGAGCTCGAGCTACTGCTGCCAACGATCAACACGCTGTTGCTCCTGGTGAGCAGCTTCACCTTCCATCGGGCAGGGGCCGCCCTGCGGCGCGGCAATCACCCGCTCTGTCAGCGCTGGCTGCTGCTCACCGCTGCACTGGGCTTCAGCTTCCTGGCCGGTCAGATGAAGGAGTACTTCGCCCTGCCCTTCGGCCTCACCGACAACCTCTTCGCCAGCACCTTCTACGCCATTACGGGGTTCCACGGCCTGCACGTGACCCTGGGCGGCCTGATGATCCTGATCGTGTGGTGGCAAAGCCGAGAAGGCGGAAGGATCACGATCGACAACCAGTTCCCGTTGGAGGCGGCAGAGCTCTACTGGCACTTTGTGGATGGGATCTGGGTGATCCTCTACGGCCTGCTGTATCTGCTTTGA
- a CDS encoding riboflavin synthase yields the protein MFTGLVQAVGQLQRCSGGVELRVSAEAGLDPAALALGDSVAVDGVCLTVTERSAHGFKADVSEETLARTTLAAKADRRGWVNLEPALRLADRLGGHLVSGHVDGLGTVVAVEQQPASWRLVLRWANPAYGRYVCEKASVAVDGISLTVADCSADGAEFWIAVIPHTWSSTTLRQLRVGDAVNLEADLLAKYTERLLGWRQERDANTASAPAIDAGWLAEHGWS from the coding sequence ATGTTCACCGGGCTGGTGCAGGCCGTGGGGCAGCTGCAGCGTTGCAGCGGCGGTGTGGAGCTGCGCGTGTCAGCTGAAGCCGGGCTCGATCCCGCCGCCCTGGCCCTCGGTGACAGCGTGGCCGTGGATGGTGTGTGCCTCACGGTGACCGAGCGGTCAGCCCATGGCTTCAAGGCCGATGTGAGCGAGGAAACCCTGGCCCGCACCACCCTGGCCGCCAAGGCTGATCGGCGCGGCTGGGTGAATCTCGAGCCGGCCCTGCGTTTGGCGGATCGCCTCGGCGGCCATCTGGTGAGCGGTCACGTGGATGGCTTGGGCACCGTGGTGGCTGTGGAGCAGCAACCGGCTTCCTGGCGGCTGGTGCTGCGCTGGGCTAACCCCGCCTATGGCCGCTACGTGTGTGAGAAGGCCAGTGTGGCCGTCGATGGCATCAGCCTCACCGTGGCCGATTGCAGCGCCGATGGGGCGGAGTTCTGGATTGCGGTGATTCCCCACACCTGGAGCTCCACCACCCTGCGGCAGTTGCGGGTGGGGGATGCGGTGAATCTCGAGGCGGATCTGCTGGCGAAGTACACCGAACGGCTGTTGGGTTGGCGCCAGGAGCGTGATGCCAACACCGCCTCAGCCCCCGCGATCGACGCTGGCTGGCTGGCTGAACACGGCTGGAGCTGA
- the ctaD gene encoding cytochrome c oxidase subunit I yields MTLSLNPSPSLQPQGWLRYLSFSTDHKVIGLQYLVCGFLFYLIGGALAGAIRTELLTPISDFLPRETYNEVLTLHGTVMIFLWIVPVVNGAFGNYLIPFYVGARDMAFPRLNAVAFWLIPPAGILLISSYFITGAAQSGWTAYPPLSITTPATGQIIWILSVLLLGGSSIFGGINFIATILKLRRPGLGLMQLPMYCWAMLGTSILVVLSTPVLAGTLVLLSFDIIAHTGFFNPALGGNAVVYQHLFWFYSHPAVYIMVLPAFGLVSEILPVHARKPLFGYTTMVYSIMAIVFLGLIVWAHHMFTSGTPPWMRLFFTIATAFIAVPTGIKFFNWLATLWGGKISLNTAMLFCCGFIVNFVFGGITGVALAQVPFDIHVHDTYFVVGHFHYIVYGGTVFVIFASIYHWYPKVTGRMLNEPLGQLHFWLTFIGFNLCFAPQHWLGLNGMPRRVAEYDPQFTLINQFSSAGALLMAISTLPFLLNVVMSAFNGAPAGDNPWKALTPEWLTSSPPPVENWHGEPPLVHEPYGYGVAPGELSLEASSGRDLWTLGQGDQR; encoded by the coding sequence ATGACCCTCAGCCTCAACCCCAGCCCCTCGCTGCAGCCCCAGGGCTGGCTGCGCTACCTGAGCTTCAGCACCGACCACAAAGTGATCGGGCTCCAGTATCTGGTATGCGGCTTTCTCTTCTATTTGATCGGCGGCGCCCTGGCCGGCGCGATCCGCACGGAGCTACTCACCCCCATCTCCGATTTCCTGCCGCGGGAGACCTACAACGAAGTGCTCACCCTGCACGGCACGGTGATGATTTTTCTGTGGATCGTGCCGGTGGTGAATGGCGCCTTCGGCAACTACCTGATCCCCTTCTACGTGGGTGCCCGTGACATGGCCTTCCCGCGGCTCAATGCCGTGGCGTTCTGGTTGATTCCCCCCGCGGGGATCCTGCTGATCAGCAGCTACTTCATCACCGGCGCCGCCCAATCCGGCTGGACGGCCTATCCACCCTTAAGCATCACCACACCAGCCACAGGGCAGATCATCTGGATCCTGAGTGTGCTGCTTCTGGGGGGCAGCTCAATTTTCGGTGGCATCAATTTCATCGCCACCATCCTCAAGCTGCGCCGCCCTGGCCTTGGCTTGATGCAATTGCCGATGTATTGCTGGGCCATGCTCGGTACCAGCATCCTGGTGGTGCTCTCCACCCCCGTGCTAGCCGGCACCTTGGTGCTGCTCAGCTTCGACATCATTGCCCACACCGGCTTCTTTAATCCGGCTCTCGGTGGCAATGCTGTGGTGTACCAGCACCTGTTCTGGTTTTACTCACACCCAGCGGTGTACATCATGGTGCTGCCGGCCTTTGGCCTGGTGAGCGAGATCCTGCCGGTGCATGCCCGCAAGCCGCTGTTTGGCTACACCACAATGGTGTATTCGATCATGGCGATTGTGTTTCTGGGCTTGATCGTGTGGGCGCACCACATGTTCACCAGTGGCACACCTCCTTGGATGCGCCTGTTTTTCACGATCGCCACCGCGTTTATCGCCGTTCCCACGGGCATCAAGTTTTTCAATTGGTTGGCCACCCTCTGGGGCGGCAAAATCAGCCTCAACACGGCAATGCTGTTCTGCTGTGGCTTCATCGTGAACTTTGTGTTCGGCGGCATCACCGGCGTGGCACTGGCCCAGGTGCCCTTCGACATCCACGTGCACGACACCTACTTCGTGGTGGGGCATTTCCACTACATCGTCTACGGAGGCACGGTGTTTGTGATCTTTGCCTCGATCTACCACTGGTACCCGAAGGTCACCGGCCGGATGCTGAATGAACCCCTCGGGCAACTGCACTTCTGGCTCACCTTCATCGGTTTCAACCTCTGCTTTGCCCCTCAGCACTGGCTCGGCCTCAATGGCATGCCCCGGCGCGTGGCCGAATACGACCCTCAGTTCACCCTGATCAATCAGTTCAGCAGTGCCGGCGCCCTGCTCATGGCGATCAGCACACTGCCCTTTCTGCTGAATGTGGTGATGAGCGCCTTCAACGGGGCCCCCGCCGGCGACAACCCCTGGAAGGCTCTCACCCCTGAGTGGCTCACCAGCTCACCGCCACCGGTGGAGAACTGGCACGGCGAGCCGCCACTGGTTCATGAGCCCTATGGCTACGGCGTCGCGCCCGGTGAACTGAGCCTGGAGGCCAGCAGTGGCCGTGACCTGTGGACCCTTGGCCAAGGAGATCAGCGATGA
- a CDS encoding HdeD family acid-resistance protein: MASDRPELAVSSLRSFTIAEGILLLVLGVLALLFPVIASAWVTVIVALAFLVGGIFGWINSLTRSRRLSRWHCFWRLVVSTLFLVTGAWIIQQFSAGIVPAAAQVAALAFAIGIVFLVEGVVAAIVALSHREMFGWGWGLANGVVTFVLGLIIVSMRDGGLLSVLGILVGISFLFSGIDLLVFSAAFHGPDDRGGPAQPA; encoded by the coding sequence ATGGCTTCCGACAGACCTGAGCTCGCTGTGAGCTCCCTGCGCAGTTTCACCATTGCCGAGGGCATCTTGCTGCTGGTGCTCGGCGTGCTGGCGCTGCTGTTCCCCGTGATCGCCTCCGCCTGGGTCACCGTGATCGTGGCCCTGGCCTTTCTGGTGGGCGGCATCTTTGGCTGGATCAACAGCCTCACCCGTTCACGCCGCCTGAGCCGCTGGCATTGCTTCTGGCGCCTGGTGGTGTCCACTCTCTTCCTGGTCACCGGCGCCTGGATTATTCAGCAGTTCAGTGCCGGCATCGTGCCGGCGGCCGCGCAGGTGGCGGCGCTGGCCTTTGCCATCGGCATCGTGTTCCTGGTGGAGGGTGTCGTGGCCGCGATCGTGGCGCTCTCCCATAGGGAGATGTTCGGATGGGGGTGGGGCCTGGCCAATGGCGTCGTCACCTTCGTCCTGGGACTGATCATCGTTTCGATGAGAGACGGCGGCTTGCTGAGCGTGTTGGGGATCCTGGTTGGGATCAGCTTCCTGTTCAGCGGCATTGATCTGCTGGTGTTCAGTGCCGCCTTCCACGGTCCTGATGATCGGGGCGGGCCTGCTCAGCCGGCCTGA
- a CDS encoding aldo/keto reductase, whose amino-acid sequence MRATGSAEQMTQVLKAALAAGINHVETAPAYGMAERYLGLALRNLQEQDPDVHADLVLTSKLLPGISLEDGQQQLAALLERLGLTQLHNLAVHGLNRPEHLNWALEGAGAELLRWALEEGLVGQVGFSSHGSNTLIEQALASGRFSFCSLHLHLFDQTRLAIAQHALQAGIGVLAISPADKGGRLYAPSDELLVDCAPFHPLELAYRFLLEAGISSLTLGAEQPEDLALAARLSGATPWLSEAHQAALARLAAAGQARLGTEACGQCRACLPCPSEVPIPELLRLRNLAVGHGMNAFAQERYNLIGRAGHWWEERNASACQRCGDCLPRCPHQLPIPDLLADTHQRLAAAPRRRLWG is encoded by the coding sequence ATGCGGGCCACCGGCAGTGCCGAGCAGATGACCCAGGTGCTGAAGGCGGCCCTGGCGGCCGGCATCAACCACGTGGAAACGGCACCGGCCTATGGCATGGCTGAGCGTTACCTCGGGCTGGCGTTGCGCAACCTGCAGGAGCAGGATCCCGACGTCCACGCCGATCTGGTGCTCACCAGCAAGCTGCTGCCGGGTATCAGCCTGGAGGACGGCCAGCAGCAGCTGGCGGCGTTGCTGGAGCGGTTGGGATTAACCCAGCTCCACAACCTGGCGGTGCACGGCCTCAACCGACCGGAGCACCTGAACTGGGCCCTAGAGGGAGCGGGTGCTGAGCTGCTGCGTTGGGCCCTGGAGGAAGGGCTCGTGGGCCAGGTGGGCTTCTCCAGCCACGGCAGCAACACCCTGATCGAGCAGGCACTGGCCAGCGGGCGCTTCAGCTTCTGCAGCCTGCATCTGCACCTGTTCGATCAAACCCGGCTGGCCATCGCGCAACATGCCCTGCAAGCCGGAATCGGGGTTCTCGCCATCTCCCCGGCCGACAAAGGCGGACGGCTGTATGCCCCCTCAGATGAGCTCCTGGTGGATTGCGCCCCCTTCCACCCCCTGGAGTTGGCTTATCGCTTCCTGCTGGAGGCGGGCATCTCCTCCCTCACCCTCGGCGCTGAACAGCCTGAGGATCTGGCCCTCGCCGCGCGCCTGAGCGGCGCCACGCCCTGGCTCAGCGAGGCCCATCAAGCCGCCCTGGCCCGGTTGGCGGCAGCAGGTCAGGCGCGCCTGGGCACCGAAGCCTGCGGGCAATGCCGCGCCTGCCTGCCCTGCCCCAGCGAGGTGCCCATCCCCGAGCTGCTGCGCTTGCGCAACCTGGCGGTGGGCCACGGCATGAACGCCTTCGCCCAGGAGCGCTACAACCTGATCGGCAGGGCCGGCCATTGGTGGGAGGAGCGCAATGCCAGCGCCTGCCAGCGCTGCGGCGACTGCCTGCCCCGCTGCCCCCACCAGCTCCCGATTCCCGATCTGCTGGCCGACACCCACCAACGGCTGGCGGCAGCTCCGCGGCGGCGGCTCTGGGGCTGA
- the cobT gene encoding nicotinate mononucleotide-dependent phosphoribosyltransferase CobT, with protein sequence MTLQRLSGDSLQAQRWCAQVAAAAHDTRVLLLLAGTATAAVPGISAAGATPESRRLTAAADAELLLLGPGHPRPHALPPLPAGVSPALISRVVVEQLALDPLVVDAGAAVPPAVPHLQLGHRPARCLSTGAAMEQQRVLALIALGRRWGRQLARRGQPLLLAECVPGGTSTAQAVLQGLGVPAAGLVSGSLRQPAHALKAQLVAQGLAAAQLPQHATAEQVLAAVGDPMQPLAAGLLLEAAVAGLPVLLAGGSQMAAVLAVALALAEPSQRSRLAACSAIATTAWVAGEPGSDLARLLDELRARWGPEPLAFAASLRFQGCASPQLLAFEQGYVKEGVGAGGLAALWELSGRMPQALAQACDQACRQLV encoded by the coding sequence TTGACGCTCCAGCGCCTCAGCGGTGATTCCCTGCAGGCCCAGCGATGGTGTGCTCAGGTGGCTGCCGCTGCCCACGACACCCGGGTGCTGCTGCTCCTAGCCGGCACCGCCACCGCCGCTGTGCCGGGAATTTCGGCGGCGGGTGCGACACCCGAAAGCCGCCGGCTCACCGCCGCTGCCGATGCGGAGTTGCTGCTGCTGGGGCCTGGCCATCCCCGCCCTCATGCCCTGCCGCCCCTGCCGGCGGGGGTGAGCCCGGCGCTGATTTCCCGGGTGGTGGTGGAACAGCTGGCGCTGGATCCGCTGGTGGTGGATGCGGGGGCAGCGGTGCCGCCAGCGGTGCCCCACCTGCAGCTGGGCCATCGCCCCGCCCGTTGTCTCAGCACGGGAGCAGCGATGGAACAGCAGCGAGTGCTCGCGCTGATCGCTCTCGGCCGGCGCTGGGGGCGGCAGCTGGCCCGGCGCGGGCAGCCCTTGCTGCTGGCGGAATGCGTGCCCGGCGGGACCAGCACGGCCCAGGCGGTGCTCCAGGGCCTGGGGGTGCCCGCCGCCGGACTGGTGAGCGGCAGCCTGCGGCAGCCGGCCCATGCCCTGAAGGCTCAGCTGGTGGCACAGGGATTGGCAGCGGCCCAGCTGCCCCAGCACGCAACGGCGGAGCAGGTGCTGGCAGCGGTGGGGGATCCCATGCAGCCCTTGGCGGCTGGGCTGCTGCTGGAGGCGGCCGTGGCCGGCCTGCCGGTGCTGTTGGCAGGTGGCAGCCAGATGGCAGCGGTGCTGGCGGTGGCGCTTGCCCTGGCCGAGCCCAGCCAGCGCTCAAGGCTTGCGGCTTGCAGTGCCATTGCCACCACCGCCTGGGTGGCAGGCGAACCCGGTAGCGATCTGGCGCGGTTGCTGGATGAGCTTCGTGCCCGTTGGGGGCCTGAGCCGCTCGCCTTTGCGGCCTCCCTGCGCTTCCAAGGCTGTGCCTCTCCCCAGCTGCTGGCCTTTGAGCAGGGCTACGTGAAGGAAGGCGTGGGTGCGGGTGGTTTAGCGGCTCTTTGGGAGCTGAGTGGCCGCATGCCGCAGGCCTTGGCCCAGGCCTGTGATCAGGCCTGCCGCCAGCTGGTCTGA